The Neovison vison isolate M4711 chromosome 13, ASM_NN_V1, whole genome shotgun sequence genome includes a region encoding these proteins:
- the BBS4 gene encoding Bardet-Biedl syndrome 4 protein yields MAEERRAMRTPFPASAESRKPRLKKGQEFPILEKQNWLIHLHYIRKDYEACKAVIKEQLQETQGLCEYAIYVQALIFRLEGNIQESLELFQTCAVLSPQCADNLKQVARSLFLLGKHKAATEVYNEAAKLNQKDWEICHNLGVCYIYLKQFSKAQEQLHNALHLNRHDLTYIMLGKIHLLEGDLDKAIEIYKKAVEFSPENTELLTTLGLLYLQLGIYQKAFEHLGNALTYDPTNYKAILAAGSMMQTHGDFDVALTKYRVVACAVPESPPLWNNIGMCFFGKKKYVAAISCLKRANYLAPFDWKILYNLGLVHLTMQQYASAFHFLSAAINLQPKMGELYMLLAVALTNLEDPENAKRAYAEAIRLDKCNPLVNLNYAVLLYNQGEKKGALAQYQEMEKKVNLLKDSSSLEFDSEMIEMAQKLGAALQVGEALVWTKPVKDTKSKHRTTSASKAGGFQQPLGSNQALGQAMSSAAAHRKLPSGAGGVSQLPKPPSLPLEPEPTTEAHPTEASAQIREK; encoded by the exons GTCAAGAGTTTCCGATTTTGGAGAAGCAGAACTGGTTAATACATCTCCACTATATCCGGAAGGATTATGAAGCATGCAAG gcTGTTATCAAAGAGCAGCTTCAGGAGACTCAGGGCTTATGTGAATATGCTATCTATGTCCAAG CATTAATATTTCGCTTGGAAGGAAACATCCAAGAATCCCTAGAACTCTTTCAGACGTGTGCTGTTCTCAGCCCTCAGTGTGCCGATAACCTCAAGCAGGTGGCCAGATCTTT ATTTCTTTTGGGAAAACATAAAGCTGCCACTGAAGTCTATAATGAAGCAGCTAAACTTAACCAGAAAGATTGG GAGATCTGTCACAATCTGGGAGTCTGCTACATTTATCTGAAACAGTTCAGTAAG GCACAAGAGCAGCTGCACAATGCCCTCCATCTTAACAGGCACGATCTGACTTACATAATGCTGGGGAAGATCCACTTGCTAGAGGGGGATTTGGACAAGGCCATCGAAATCTACAAGAAGGCAGTAGA GTTCTCGCCAGAAAATACGGAACTTCTCACAACTTTAGGACTACTCTATTTACAG CTCGGCATTTACCAGAAGGCATTTGAACACCTTGGAAATGCACTGACTTACGACCCTACCAACTACAAG GCCATCTTGGCGGCAGGCAGCATGATGCAGACCCATGGGGACTTTGATGTTGCCCTCACGAAATACAGAGTTGTAGCTTGTGCTGTTCCAGAAAGTCCTCCACTCTGGAATAACATTGGAATGTGTTTCTTTGGCAAGAAGAAATATGTGGCA GCTATCAGCTGCCTGAAGCGAGCCAACTACTTGGCTCCCTTCGATTGGAAGATTCTATATAATTTGGGCCTTGTCCACCTGACTATGCAGCAGTATGCGTCGGCTTTCCATTTCCTCAGCGCAGCCATCAATCTCCAGCCAAAGATGGGGGAGCTCTACATGCTCTTGGCTG TGGCTCTGACCAACCTGGAAGATCCGGAGAATGCCAAGAGAGCCTACGCAGAAGCCATCCGCCTGGACAA GTGTAACCCCTTGGTAAACCTGAACTATGCTGTGCTGCTGTACAACCAGGGCGAGAAGAAGGGGGCCCTGGCCCAGTAccaggagatggagaagaaagtcAACCTGCTCAAGGACAGCAGCTCTCTGGAGTTTGACTCTGAG ATGATAGAAATGGCCCAGAAACTGGGAGCTGCTCTCCAAGTCGGGGAGGCACTAGTCTGGACGAAACCAGTTAAAGATACCAAGTCAAAGCACCGAACCACTTCAGCCAGCAAAGCTGGTGGTTTCCAGCAGCCTCTGGGCTCTAATCAAGCTCTGGGCCAGGCGATGTCTTCAGCAGCTGCACACAGGAAGCTCCCCTCAG GTGCGGGAGGAGTCTCACAGCtcccaaagccaccatctctgcCTCTGGAGCCAGAGCCCACTACGGAAGCACATCCAACGGAAGCGTCCgcacaaataagagaaaaatag